One Pseudomonadota bacterium genomic window carries:
- a CDS encoding type II toxin-antitoxin system VapC family toxin has product MKYLLDTCVISEIIRLKPSTKVTSWIKNENENNFFISVLTIGELHKGIEKLDESRKKQELHNWVDSDLKERFWTRIIDIDLQTAMTWGKIQGLTEQIGKPMPAIDALIAATGITHHLTVVTRNTSDMMESGVALFNPWG; this is encoded by the coding sequence ATGAAATACCTGCTGGACACCTGCGTCATATCAGAAATCATTCGTCTCAAACCATCCACAAAAGTCACCAGCTGGATTAAGAATGAAAATGAAAACAATTTTTTTATAAGTGTTTTGACCATTGGTGAGCTTCACAAAGGGATCGAAAAGCTCGACGAATCGAGAAAAAAACAGGAATTGCACAATTGGGTGGACAGTGATCTCAAGGAAAGATTCTGGACAAGAATCATCGACATTGATTTACAAACGGCAATGACCTGGGGAAAAATCCAGGGCTTGACCGAACAAATCGGCAAACCAATGCCCGCCATAGATGCCCTTATTGCCGCAACAGGCATTACTCATCATCTAACCGTAGTAACCCGTAATACTTCCGACATGATGGAAAGTGGCGTGGCCCTCTTTAACCCCTGGGGGTAG
- the mqnC gene encoding dehypoxanthine futalosine cyclase, whose product MVDKIIDKSLAGERISVGEGLQLAAEADLYQLGFLADAVKRQKHPEPMVTYVIDRNINYTDICISACKFCAFFKAPEDKAGYVLTDEELGRKIEETLELGGTQILLQGGLHPDLPFSYYEELLRFIKGYGIHIHGFSPPEICHFAELSGLSSKEVIQRLQAAGLDSIPGGGAEILTDRVRKDTAPRKCNTEQWLGVMETAHTLGMKTTATMMFGHIETVAERFEHLERVRTLQERTGGFTAFIPWPFQPANTVLSHIPTATGMEYLRMLALSRIFLDNVPNIQASWVTQGPKIAQLSLFFGANDFGSTMIEENVVAAAGVGFRLSEKEIRHLVEDAGFKACQRRMDYTLVDKPAK is encoded by the coding sequence ATGGTGGATAAAATTATCGACAAAAGCCTTGCGGGCGAACGGATCTCGGTCGGTGAAGGGTTGCAGCTGGCGGCAGAGGCGGATCTCTACCAGCTGGGATTTCTGGCCGATGCGGTGAAACGGCAAAAGCATCCGGAACCCATGGTCACCTATGTGATCGATCGGAATATCAACTATACCGATATCTGCATTTCCGCCTGCAAATTCTGCGCATTTTTCAAAGCCCCCGAAGACAAGGCGGGTTATGTGCTGACCGATGAGGAACTGGGGCGGAAGATCGAAGAGACCCTGGAACTCGGCGGCACCCAGATCCTTCTCCAGGGCGGGCTGCATCCGGATCTGCCGTTCAGCTACTATGAAGAGCTGCTGCGCTTCATCAAGGGGTATGGCATCCATATCCACGGTTTTTCGCCGCCGGAGATCTGTCATTTCGCCGAACTCTCCGGCCTGTCGAGCAAAGAGGTCATTCAAAGGCTCCAGGCTGCCGGGCTTGATTCGATTCCCGGAGGGGGGGCGGAGATCCTGACCGACCGGGTCCGGAAGGATACCGCTCCCAGAAAATGCAATACCGAACAATGGCTCGGGGTGATGGAAACCGCGCATACCCTCGGGATGAAAACAACCGCCACCATGATGTTCGGCCATATTGAAACCGTGGCCGAAAGATTTGAGCATCTGGAGAGGGTGCGCACTCTGCAGGAGAGAACCGGCGGCTTCACTGCCTTTATTCCCTGGCCTTTTCAGCCTGCCAATACCGTTCTCTCGCACATCCCGACCGCAACCGGCATGGAGTATCTCCGAATGCTCGCCCTGTCCCGGATCTTCCTCGACAATGTCCCGAACATCCAGGCCTCATGGGTCACTCAGGGGCCGAAGATCGCCCAGTTGTCGCTCTTCTTCGGGGCCAATGATTTCGGCAGCACCATGATCGAGGAAAACGTGGTGGCCGCGGCCGGAGTGGGCTTTCGCCTATCAGAAAAAGAAATCCGCCACCTTGTGGAAGATGCCGGGTTCAAAGCCTGTCAGCGAAGAATGGATTACACCCTGGTGGACAAGCCCGCAAAATGA
- a CDS encoding type II toxin-antitoxin system Phd/YefM family antitoxin: protein MGNTWQLQEAKNKFSNLVDKAHHDGPQVVTKHGKESVVIIAVEDYHKLNKPTSDLVSFFKNSPLSGTNLDLARDKSSSRNIEL, encoded by the coding sequence ATGGGAAACACATGGCAACTTCAGGAAGCAAAGAATAAATTCAGCAATCTGGTGGACAAAGCCCACCATGACGGCCCCCAGGTTGTTACAAAACACGGCAAGGAATCGGTCGTAATCATTGCCGTGGAAGACTACCACAAACTCAATAAGCCAACGTCTGATTTGGTATCATTTTTTAAAAACTCCCCTCTCTCCGGCACAAACCTTGACTTGGCACGAGACAAAAGTTCTTCACGGAATATTGAATTATGA
- a CDS encoding anion permease, with product MKPDNNANGQSIVEILKSHPFFCRCDRLSLSRLIPHLQEKEHHPDECLYADCTHGEELYLILEGSLCLELENGTRNEITGGLLGEETSIGKKRYSGTATFTSKSRVIVFPVAPFKKFLEENAFLKDDITRSYIHKLSPIENHTPYEDDSFSPPNAIHNSALVQTLGWILATILPLCTVYFLRNDPTVPNDQALYLIAVVSCVGIMWMFQLLPDFIPALFAVLITILLGLAPTETILSGFASKSFFMALSILGLSAVLMASGLGYRLLLLLLKSGPANKWWYNTCVFIMGFILTPLVPTANGRIAIVAPFVSELLTLYDAKTARREAARLTVSVLTGAGLFSAIFLSSKSINFIIYGTLPMQEQARFQWMYWFYAASVCGGIMMVLYQIGFALLFRTPGTANIPRKSIRDQLAILGPLNKGEWAAIAGFVVLVTSFATNSLHRIEVPWVALAIFFALLMYGFIDKEKFRKHIDWSFLVFLASLIGLVASMKHTGVDKWLTGQFSWLNVIMAEDFHIFIAMLALAIGAVRFILPINATVIIFATLLLPTAENIGVNPWLVGFLILFMSESFILPYQASYYTQYCSITGTGHPHDDKRLLPFYLAIIVMKLIAIYASLPFWKHLGLL from the coding sequence ATGAAACCTGACAATAACGCCAATGGCCAGTCCATTGTGGAAATCCTGAAAAGCCACCCTTTTTTCTGCAGATGCGACAGATTATCTCTCTCCCGGCTCATTCCCCATTTACAGGAAAAAGAACACCATCCCGACGAGTGCCTCTATGCCGATTGCACGCATGGCGAGGAACTGTATCTCATTCTCGAAGGATCTCTCTGTCTGGAACTTGAGAATGGCACCAGAAATGAAATCACCGGCGGCCTGCTGGGTGAAGAGACCTCCATCGGCAAGAAAAGATATTCGGGAACCGCCACTTTCACCAGTAAATCCCGGGTGATCGTATTCCCGGTCGCCCCGTTCAAGAAGTTTCTTGAGGAAAATGCCTTTCTAAAAGACGACATCACCCGTTCGTACATCCACAAGCTTTCACCGATTGAAAACCATACCCCATACGAGGATGATTCTTTTTCACCCCCCAATGCCATACATAATTCCGCCCTCGTTCAGACTTTGGGCTGGATTCTTGCCACCATTCTTCCCTTATGCACCGTCTATTTTCTCCGGAATGATCCGACTGTTCCGAATGACCAGGCCCTGTATCTGATCGCGGTGGTCAGCTGTGTCGGCATCATGTGGATGTTCCAGCTGCTGCCGGATTTTATCCCCGCTCTCTTTGCGGTTCTGATCACGATCCTGCTGGGGCTCGCCCCTACCGAAACCATTCTCTCCGGTTTTGCCTCGAAAAGTTTCTTCATGGCCTTGAGCATCCTTGGTCTCTCCGCGGTATTGATGGCCTCCGGTCTCGGCTACCGGTTATTGCTTCTGCTCCTGAAGAGTGGGCCGGCGAACAAATGGTGGTACAACACCTGCGTTTTTATCATGGGTTTTATCCTGACCCCTCTGGTCCCGACGGCAAACGGCAGAATTGCGATCGTCGCCCCTTTTGTCTCGGAACTTCTGACCCTGTATGATGCAAAAACCGCACGGCGGGAAGCGGCCCGCCTGACCGTCAGTGTTCTGACCGGAGCGGGTCTTTTCTCGGCGATATTTTTGAGCAGCAAGTCCATTAATTTCATTATCTACGGAACTCTGCCCATGCAGGAACAGGCCAGGTTCCAATGGATGTACTGGTTTTATGCAGCATCGGTCTGCGGCGGAATCATGATGGTCCTCTATCAGATCGGTTTCGCCCTGCTTTTCAGGACCCCCGGCACGGCAAACATTCCCAGGAAATCCATCCGGGACCAGCTTGCAATTCTCGGCCCGCTCAACAAGGGCGAATGGGCAGCGATCGCAGGCTTTGTTGTTCTGGTCACAAGTTTTGCCACCAATTCACTGCATCGCATCGAAGTTCCGTGGGTGGCCCTGGCGATCTTTTTCGCCCTGCTGATGTACGGCTTCATCGACAAGGAGAAATTCAGAAAACATATCGATTGGTCATTTCTGGTATTCCTCGCCTCCCTGATCGGTCTCGTCGCCTCCATGAAACATACCGGCGTCGATAAGTGGCTGACCGGCCAGTTCAGCTGGCTGAATGTGATCATGGCGGAGGATTTTCATATCTTCATCGCGATGCTTGCATTGGCGATCGGCGCCGTCAGGTTCATCCTGCCGATCAACGCAACCGTCATCATCTTTGCCACCCTTCTGCTGCCCACGGCGGAAAACATCGGGGTCAACCCCTGGCTGGTCGGCTTTCTGATCCTCTTCATGTCGGAGTCCTTTATCCTGCCCTATCAGGCCTCCTATTATACCCAGTACTGTTCGATAACCGGCACCGGACATCCCCATGATGACAAGCGGCTGCTGCCCTTTTATCTCGCGATCATCGTGATGAAGCTGATCGCCATCTATGCCTCCCTGCCATTCTGGAAACACCTGGGGCTCTTATGA
- a CDS encoding TetR/AcrR family transcriptional regulator: MPKETYLNLSREKRERVLGAAVSEFARAGYAQASVNRIVKDAGIAKGSFYQYFEDKEALFLYVFSEFTRIVKESVKAGEKDDANDFSSQLRSVVRSGLEFIDRYPEFFRFYQNILYRDDTPRRDDLLSVVRLFPHEYFQPLLVEGQKKQAIRPELSPELIVFMVNSLLESFLVEKARAKNGHIFGREGTEIDVLVDQLVDILHTGIMTGQ, from the coding sequence ATGCCGAAAGAAACATATCTGAACCTTTCCCGGGAAAAGCGGGAGAGGGTGCTGGGGGCTGCAGTGTCTGAATTTGCCCGGGCGGGCTATGCCCAGGCCAGTGTGAACCGGATCGTCAAGGATGCCGGAATCGCCAAGGGTTCTTTCTATCAGTATTTTGAAGATAAGGAAGCTTTGTTCCTGTATGTTTTCAGTGAATTCACCAGGATTGTCAAGGAATCTGTCAAGGCTGGTGAAAAGGATGACGCGAATGATTTTTCCAGCCAGTTGAGAAGTGTTGTCCGGTCCGGTCTTGAATTTATCGACCGGTATCCTGAATTTTTCAGATTCTATCAGAATATCCTGTATCGGGACGATACCCCGAGACGCGATGACCTTCTTTCCGTGGTCAGGCTGTTCCCGCATGAATATTTTCAGCCGCTTCTGGTCGAAGGCCAGAAAAAGCAGGCGATCAGGCCGGAACTTTCGCCGGAGCTGATTGTATTTATGGTGAACAGTCTGCTGGAGAGTTTTCTGGTGGAAAAGGCCAGGGCGAAGAACGGACATATCTTCGGCAGGGAGGGTACTGAAATTGATGTCCTGGTCGATCAGCTGGTCGATATTCTGCACACGGGGATTATGACAGGTCAATAA
- a CDS encoding SUMF1/EgtB/PvdO family nonheme iron enzyme: MHKTILPLTFLIMYFISLPFTGAAFAGDKLRTAVVEFEVKGEVELKEAGSIVAEWMINSIAKTAVFDLQERVLLKKILEEQKLSLGGLVSEKESTAKIGELFGVQAIITGSVIRWEDTVSVTARLIDTSTGSIIRTAEIKTGNMNTVPSRIDELALIIAGLKKAEISATNAALEPPKIPHPGERKYWKDRVTDMDFVWIEGGCYQMGQSAEERKVILSESDSKTYEKKYDDETPQHKVCIDGFWMGMFEVTNRQFRLFDPAHNSKDYKGVSLDGEKQPAVYISWDQADGFAKWLTGKNEGQGNFRLPTEAEWEYACRAGSETSRFWGNDSDEAGEYANVYDRTSQQQLNCKWEHHDCDDQYVVTAPVGSLYPNDYQLYDMLGNVWEWTMDTYSETAYKTHQKNNPIHTGEGNKARRGGSWYSAPGSIRCSNRGNRSADRQNKEIGFRLIRVEK, encoded by the coding sequence ATGCACAAGACAATCCTCCCCTTGACCTTTCTGATCATGTACTTCATCTCACTTCCCTTTACCGGTGCGGCCTTTGCCGGTGACAAGCTGCGGACGGCGGTGGTGGAATTCGAGGTGAAGGGAGAAGTGGAGCTGAAAGAGGCGGGGTCGATTGTTGCCGAGTGGATGATCAACTCCATTGCCAAAACCGCCGTCTTTGATCTGCAGGAAAGGGTGCTCTTAAAAAAAATCCTCGAAGAGCAGAAACTCTCCCTCGGCGGCCTGGTCAGCGAAAAGGAATCGACCGCAAAAATCGGCGAACTGTTCGGCGTCCAGGCGATCATCACCGGCAGTGTGATCCGCTGGGAAGACACCGTTTCGGTTACCGCCCGGCTGATCGACACCTCCACCGGCTCGATCATCAGGACGGCAGAGATCAAAACCGGCAACATGAATACCGTGCCGTCAAGAATCGATGAACTGGCCCTGATCATTGCCGGGCTTAAAAAAGCGGAGATCTCGGCAACCAATGCCGCACTCGAGCCCCCGAAAATCCCGCATCCCGGCGAGAGGAAATACTGGAAAGACCGGGTTACCGATATGGATTTCGTCTGGATCGAGGGCGGATGCTACCAGATGGGCCAGTCGGCCGAGGAAAGAAAGGTGATTCTCAGCGAATCGGACAGCAAAACCTATGAAAAGAAATACGATGACGAAACCCCGCAGCATAAAGTCTGCATCGACGGCTTCTGGATGGGGATGTTTGAAGTGACCAACCGGCAGTTCAGGTTGTTCGATCCCGCCCACAACAGCAAAGACTACAAGGGAGTCTCGCTTGATGGCGAAAAACAGCCGGCGGTCTATATCAGCTGGGACCAGGCGGATGGTTTTGCCAAATGGCTCACCGGGAAAAATGAGGGCCAGGGCAATTTCCGCCTGCCGACTGAAGCCGAGTGGGAATACGCCTGCCGGGCCGGTTCGGAAACCTCGCGCTTCTGGGGTAATGATTCCGACGAAGCCGGCGAATACGCCAACGTCTACGACCGGACCTCCCAGCAGCAGCTGAACTGCAAATGGGAACACCACGACTGCGATGACCAGTATGTGGTCACCGCCCCGGTAGGCAGCCTCTACCCCAACGACTACCAGCTCTACGACATGCTCGGCAATGTCTGGGAATGGACGATGGACACCTACAGCGAAACCGCCTACAAAACCCATCAAAAGAACAACCCCATCCACACCGGCGAGGGCAACAAGGCCCGGCGCGGTGGCAGCTGGTACAGCGCCCCCGGCTCCATCCGCTGCTCCAACCGCGGCAACCGCTCGGCCGACCGGCAGAATAAGGAGATCGGTTTCAGATTGATCCGGGTTGAAAAATAA
- the mqnE gene encoding aminofutalosine synthase MqnE: protein MEKMIIEAGLGETLAKIKNDERLTREDALGMYQSPNILALGYLANIVRERKNGNKAYFIYNQHVNYSNICTNLCKFCAFGKDKASDQAYEMSVAEVQQKVRERLDEPITEVHVVGGIHPDLPYSYYLEMLKGIKEVRPEIHIQAFTCVEIAHLAELSGQSVKDTLLELKEAGLGSIPGGGAEVFSPRIRKITCEKKLSGEGWLEVAKTAHSLGLNTNATMLYGHIETLEERVEHLDMLRSAQDETGGFLTFIPLAFHPKNTEMHDLSRTTGIDDLKNIAVARCFLDNFPHIKGYWVMIGPKLAQVSLSFGADDMDGTVKEERITKMAGGESAQALSDTELIRLIRGAGREPVERDTLYNVIKVY, encoded by the coding sequence ATGGAAAAAATGATCATTGAAGCCGGTCTGGGGGAAACCCTGGCCAAGATTAAAAATGACGAGCGGCTCACCCGGGAAGACGCGCTGGGCATGTATCAGAGCCCGAATATCCTGGCCCTTGGGTATCTTGCGAATATCGTCCGGGAACGCAAAAACGGCAACAAGGCCTATTTCATCTACAACCAGCACGTCAACTATTCGAATATCTGCACCAATCTCTGTAAATTCTGCGCCTTCGGCAAGGACAAGGCGTCTGATCAGGCGTATGAGATGAGCGTTGCGGAAGTACAGCAGAAAGTCCGGGAAAGACTCGATGAGCCGATCACCGAGGTGCATGTGGTCGGCGGTATCCACCCGGATCTGCCGTATTCCTATTATCTCGAGATGCTTAAGGGCATCAAGGAGGTGCGGCCCGAGATCCATATCCAGGCCTTCACCTGTGTCGAGATCGCCCATCTCGCGGAGTTGTCGGGGCAGAGCGTGAAAGACACCCTGCTGGAACTGAAAGAGGCGGGGCTCGGGTCGATTCCCGGGGGCGGGGCCGAGGTGTTCAGCCCGAGGATCAGGAAAATCACCTGCGAGAAAAAACTCTCCGGCGAGGGGTGGCTCGAGGTCGCGAAAACCGCCCATTCCCTCGGCCTCAATACGAACGCAACCATGCTCTATGGCCATATCGAAACCCTGGAAGAGCGGGTGGAGCATCTCGACATGCTCCGTTCCGCCCAGGATGAAACGGGCGGTTTCCTCACCTTTATCCCGCTTGCCTTCCACCCCAAGAACACTGAAATGCATGATCTGTCCCGGACGACCGGCATCGATGATCTGAAAAATATCGCGGTCGCCCGCTGTTTTCTCGACAACTTCCCCCATATCAAGGGCTACTGGGTCATGATCGGACCGAAGCTTGCCCAGGTATCGCTTTCCTTCGGCGCCGACGACATGGACGGGACGGTCAAGGAAGAGCGGATTACCAAGATGGCCGGCGGTGAGTCGGCCCAGGCCCTGAGCGACACCGAGCTGATCAGGTTGATCAGGGGCGCGGGTCGGGAACCGGTCGAGCGGGATACCCTGTATAATGTGATCAAGGTCTATTGA
- a CDS encoding ubiquinone/menaquinone biosynthesis methyltransferase codes for MNTPEDKKKFVREKFSSISGKYDFLNSLLSMQIDRYWRWLTTRMLSEFPEGTILDLCAGTLPLSLELTRQEKNRTVLAIDFCEEMLRAGIRTMPADGRKERIMPVCGDGEKIPAATDSCWGITVAFGVRNLARTQDGLNEMYRVIKPGGKLLILEFSRPKNPLIKPLYNFYLGKVLPKLAGIVSGDKEAYEYLASSIAQFYEPSELLAMMERSGFAKVFAKPVTFGIVTIYTGIK; via the coding sequence ATGAACACCCCGGAAGACAAAAAGAAATTTGTGAGAGAGAAGTTTTCCTCGATCAGCGGGAAGTATGATTTTTTAAATTCGCTGCTCAGTATGCAGATCGACCGCTACTGGCGCTGGCTCACTACCAGGATGCTCAGCGAGTTTCCCGAGGGGACGATTCTCGATCTCTGTGCCGGGACCCTGCCCCTGTCGCTGGAGCTGACCAGGCAGGAGAAGAATCGCACTGTGCTCGCCATCGATTTCTGTGAAGAGATGCTGCGGGCGGGGATCAGGACGATGCCTGCCGATGGCCGGAAAGAACGGATCATGCCGGTCTGCGGGGACGGCGAGAAAATTCCCGCAGCCACTGACAGCTGTTGGGGGATCACCGTTGCTTTCGGGGTCCGCAACCTCGCCAGGACCCAGGACGGGTTGAACGAAATGTATCGCGTCATTAAACCCGGCGGCAAGCTTCTGATCCTCGAATTTTCAAGACCGAAAAATCCGCTGATCAAGCCTCTCTATAATTTTTATCTGGGGAAAGTCCTGCCGAAACTTGCCGGTATTGTTTCCGGCGATAAAGAGGCGTATGAATACCTGGCAAGTTCCATCGCCCAGTTCTATGAACCGTCGGAACTCCTTGCCATGATGGAGCGATCCGGTTTTGCAAAGGTGTTTGCAAAG
- a CDS encoding amidohydrolase family protein yields MIEERRYLHRARYVVPMAADRNLPEILSDGAVLTEEGVITAVGRYDALQENDAVLVDHGKAVLLPAMVNCHSHLELSCFAALAGGDRPTHTGDMTGWIRELLAEREQPPDPEESRMASWQALARMYGGGCRGVIDIGNQPESATLGENFKMDLRFFLEVLGLGQEAIGRTGQIIESLADSDHLAVHSPYSVHPDVIRMVKERCRALGHLMPVHVAESAGEVEFLATGRGVFRDFLEERGVWDGSFKVPGKSPVAYLDDLQALDVNTLCVHCVQVSDQDIEIMASRGVTVCACPGSNNFLGVGVAPVDKFVKSGLRVVLGTDSPASNPQVSLWEEMRLLADRFPEIHPLDLLKMATRNGAELLGLENKIGSLATGCSANFLAVTGDLPEDDRQGALRWLVTAGLAVETEWVE; encoded by the coding sequence ATGATCGAGGAACGAAGATATCTGCACCGGGCGCGGTATGTGGTCCCGATGGCGGCTGACCGCAACCTGCCGGAAATCCTTTCCGACGGCGCGGTTCTTACCGAAGAAGGTGTGATCACCGCTGTCGGCCGGTACGATGCTCTGCAGGAGAATGATGCGGTTCTGGTGGACCATGGCAAAGCGGTGTTGCTGCCCGCGATGGTCAATTGTCACTCGCATCTGGAACTTTCCTGTTTTGCCGCCCTCGCCGGTGGCGACCGTCCAACCCATACCGGGGATATGACCGGGTGGATCAGGGAGCTGCTTGCCGAAAGGGAACAGCCGCCCGACCCTGAAGAGAGCAGAATGGCTTCCTGGCAGGCCCTGGCCCGGATGTATGGTGGTGGCTGCCGGGGGGTGATCGATATCGGCAATCAGCCGGAAAGTGCAACTCTCGGAGAAAATTTCAAGATGGATCTCCGATTCTTTCTTGAGGTTCTGGGACTCGGGCAGGAGGCCATCGGCCGGACCGGGCAGATTATCGAATCCCTTGCCGATTCCGATCATTTGGCCGTGCATTCCCCGTATTCCGTGCATCCGGATGTGATCAGAATGGTGAAGGAAAGGTGCCGCGCTCTCGGGCATCTCATGCCGGTGCATGTGGCCGAGTCGGCGGGCGAGGTAGAGTTTTTGGCGACCGGCCGTGGCGTCTTCAGGGATTTTCTTGAGGAAAGAGGGGTGTGGGACGGTTCATTCAAGGTCCCGGGCAAGAGCCCGGTTGCCTATCTGGATGACCTGCAGGCGCTTGATGTAAACACCCTTTGCGTCCACTGTGTGCAGGTCTCCGACCAGGATATTGAAATCATGGCCTCCCGCGGCGTCACCGTTTGTGCCTGCCCGGGATCCAACAACTTTCTGGGGGTAGGAGTTGCCCCTGTTGACAAGTTCGTCAAGAGTGGTTTGCGGGTTGTTCTCGGCACCGACAGTCCGGCCAGTAACCCGCAGGTGAGCTTGTGGGAAGAGATGCGCCTGCTGGCCGACCGGTTTCCGGAAATCCACCCTTTGGATCTCCTGAAAATGGCGACCAGAAATGGGGCGGAACTTCTCGGCCTGGAGAATAAAATAGGGTCACTGGCAACCGGCTGTTCAGCGAATTTCCTTGCGGTGACCGGTGATCTCCCTGAAGATGACCGGCAGGGAGCCCTGCGATGGCTGGTCACGGCCGGTCTGGCGGTAGAAACCGAATGGGTGGAATGA
- a CDS encoding menaquinone biosynthesis protein encodes MKSGVSARIGMVNFINTAPIYEVWKSSVKRTDWQVVEAAPSELNRRLFMGELDLGFISSHEYAAHPDKYMLLDDLSISATGEVGSVFLFSKVAPENLSGARVLLSAQSQTSISLLAIILEKFYQVVPRYEKGAIGKHLSDLAGYDAVLAIGDEALRLSGEKIFPLQMDLGHAWHQETGLPFVFAVWAVREEFRQAAPDTVLEIHRELLRCRKAGLANLTLISALVAPRIPMPIEACVRYLQGIQYDLDAGKQKALQLFIEYLIERGEAHPDSLPLKICD; translated from the coding sequence ATGAAGAGCGGGGTTTCGGCACGAATCGGGATGGTCAATTTCATCAATACCGCACCGATCTATGAGGTGTGGAAGAGTTCGGTGAAAAGAACGGACTGGCAGGTTGTCGAGGCCGCGCCCTCGGAACTGAACCGGCGGCTATTCATGGGGGAGCTTGATCTCGGGTTTATTTCATCCCACGAATATGCGGCCCATCCGGACAAATATATGCTGCTGGATGATCTGTCGATCTCCGCGACCGGAGAGGTGGGCAGTGTGTTCCTCTTCTCGAAGGTCGCCCCGGAAAATCTCTCCGGGGCCAGAGTTCTTTTAAGCGCCCAGTCCCAGACCTCGATCAGCCTCTTGGCCATCATTCTCGAAAAATTTTATCAGGTCGTCCCGAGATATGAGAAAGGGGCGATCGGTAAACATCTTTCCGATCTTGCCGGATATGACGCGGTATTGGCGATCGGTGATGAAGCGCTCCGACTTTCCGGGGAAAAAATCTTCCCTTTGCAGATGGACCTGGGCCATGCCTGGCACCAAGAGACCGGGTTGCCCTTTGTTTTTGCGGTCTGGGCGGTGCGGGAAGAGTTCCGGCAGGCTGCACCGGACACGGTTCTTGAGATCCATCGGGAGCTTCTCCGCTGCCGCAAGGCGGGGCTTGCCAATCTTACGTTGATCAGCGCCCTGGTTGCGCCCCGGATCCCGATGCCGATCGAAGCGTGTGTCCGATATCTGCAGGGCATCCAGTACGATCTGGATGCCGGCAAACAGAAGGCTCTGCAGCTCTTTATCGAATACCTGATCGAAAGGGGAGAGGCGCATCCGGATTCGCTTCCTCTCAAAATATGCGACTGA